AGTGGTACGCCACTTGCTTGAAAGAATCAGTGGTCTATGGCGTTAATTGCCCTAAGTTAATTGAGAAAAACTATTGCTCTAGATACCTAGATACTTAAATAAGGCGCACAAAAGTGGGGAGATGGCATTGCCACCTCCCCGATCGCATGAAGCTTGTGTGTTGAGTCTTAGCGGAAGCCGACTGCTGCTTGCCAAACGAAGGCGAGCAAGAGGAAGAACACCGGAATCACGGGCAGAACATCCACCAAGGGATCGAAGAGTTGGTAGGCTTCCGGCAGTTTTGCCAAGAGCAATGCAGCTTCCATTGTGGGACTCCCTTCTCTGAACGCAGGACTCGACTCAGTTGTTTTGAATGCTATCACGGCGCTACCGGCACTGCGGATGGCTGTAACCAATGACCAAACTCTTCGACGAAGCGATCGCTGAGAATCGCCTCGCGAATCCGAGTCGTGAAGCGCACTAGCTCGGTAATGTTGTGGATCGAGAGCAGGGTGTAGCCGAGAATTTCCCGCGATCGAATCAGGTGGTTGAGGTAAGCACGGCTGAAGTTTTGGCAGCAGTAGCAAGAGCAGTCTTCATCGAGCGGCCGGAAGTCTTCGCGGAACTGAGCATTCTTCAGATTCCAGCGATCGCCTTTGACTAGGGCAGCACCATGGCGAGCCAAGCGGGTTGGGATTACACAGTCAAACAGATCAATCCCAGAAGCGATCGCCTGCACCATTTCGCGGTAAGTCCCCACGCCCATCAAGTAGCGGGGCTTATGGGCGGGCAACAGTGGTGCAGTTGCTTCCACGATGCGGTGAATTTCTTCGGAGGGTTCACCCACACTGACGCCACCGATCGCATAGCCCGGCAGGTCAAGCTGCACCAGATCTCGTGCCGCCTGTTGCCGCAGATCGAGATAGACGCCGCCTTGGACAATACCAAACAGAGCTTGATCCTGCGGTCGTTCATGGGCAGTAATGCAGCGTTCCAGCCAGCGATAGGTCCGCGCCACCGCTGCTTCGACATCCTTGCGCTCCGCCGGATAGGGCGGACATTCATCGAAGGCCATGATCACATCGGCCCCCAGTGCATTTTGAATGCGAATCGATCGCTCGGGGGTGAACTCAATCACCGCGCCATCGCGGGGCGATCGAAAGGTGACGCCGCGCTCTTCAATCTTGCGCAACTCACTGAGGCTGAAAACCTGAAAGCCACCGGAATCAGTCAGCATCGGCCCTGACCAATTCATGAAGCGGTGCAGTCCGCCCGCCTTGGCGACAATGTTTTCACCCGGCTGCAAATGCAGGTGGTAGGTATTGGACAGCACCATTTGGGCGCCGGTCTCGCTCAGTTGGGCAGGCGTTACAGTTTTGACCGTAGCCAACGTACCCACTGGCATAAAGCGCGGGGTTTCAACAATCCCGTGGGGCGTGTGGAAGCTGCAAGCTCGGCCACGAGTTTGGCTGCACTGTCGATCGATTTGGAACTGAAACGCTGTCAATGAAGCCACCGCGCACTGCCGATCCATGCTATCGCCGCAGCTGGCGCTTCCTGAAATGATCCGGCAACTCTGGGCAGAGCTGAACGCTGCCATCCTTTTCTACACGGTGCTGCCGCTCCCTCAACGCTGGCCGACACAGTTTGCCGGTATGAGCCGCTGGGCTCCGATCGTGGGCGTGATGCTGGGACTGATTTTGACCGTCAGCGATCGCCTCTTAGCTGTGGCTCAATTACCGTTGCCGCTACGAAGTCTGCTGATCGTTTTGTTGGCGATCGCCCTAACCGGCGGATTGCATCTGGATGGGGCGATGGATACAGCAGATGGTCTGGCGGTTCCCAACCCCGATCGCCGACTGGAGGTGATGAGTGACAGTCGTACCGGTGCATTCGGAGCGATCGCCGCGATCGCGATTATCAGCCTCAAAACCCTCGCTCTTTGCTACCTTCCCGCACCACGATCGCTCTTGATTCTGCTGATTCCAGTCTGGGGACGCTGGGCGCAAGTGCTGGCGATCGTCCGATATCCCTACCTCAAAGCGGAGGGCAAGGGCGCGATCCATAAACAGACGGGGCGCGGCGCGATCGATTTACTCCCAGGGGCGATCGCCTTACTGATTGGAATTAGCGCGATCGCTCGACTTCAATCCCTGACAGTTGCGCTGCAACTTCTTGCGATCGGCCTGTTTTGGACTTGGACAACAGGAGCATGGTTGCAGAAAAAACTGGGGGGCCAAACTGGCGACACCTACGGCGCGATCGTGGAATGGACGGAAGCTCTAATTTGGGTCAGCCTGACGATCGGTCAGGCTTAGTCCAGACTGGTACCGTCAGAACAAAAGCAGCTCCGGTTGCGGGCAAATCCGGCTGATACTGAGCTGCAGGGCTATAGCAACGCAACTCACCGCCCACAGACTGACTGAGATCACGGGCGATCGCTAGACCCAAGCCACTCCCCGGAATCGAGCCATTGCTTTGAACACCGCGAAAGTTGCGATCGAAGAGATACGGTAAGTCTTCCGCCGGAATCTGGGGGCCGTCATCCCATATGCAAAAGGCGATCGCGGTTCCACCAATGGCAGCCCAATTCAGACCGACCCGACCCGCCACTGGCGTGTATTTGCAGGCATTTTCCAACAGATTACCGAGTACTTCCAGAAGAGTGCTGGCTGGAGCCAACACCGGTGGCACTGATTGCCAATCTTGGACTTCAAAATCCAGCCCTTTTTCCTGAGCGAGCGCAACCGTCCGTTCGATTAACAGCGGCAGATACTCCGCCACTTCAGTAGGAATCTGAGTCGCTGCAGCATTCAATAACAGTGGGTTAGCACTGGGTAGCGTTGCGGCTGGGGCAGCTGAGGATGGATGACTGAGGAGAGCTAATAGATCGGACAAGCGATCGCTCTCGCGCAGCAAACTTGCTGCCAGTTGATGATTACGTTCCTCCGGCTGCATCCGGCGCAGCAAGAGTTTGGCAAAGGTACGCAGTGCAGTTAAAGGATTTTTAATTTGGTGTAGCAGGATTTCCATCCGATCCTGTTCCTGCAACTGCCAATAGTCACGATGCTGGAGTTGCTGTTGCAGTAATTGATTTTTCTGATCGAGCGATCGTCCCAAGGCAAGGGTGTCGGCAATCTGTTCGAGCTGCAGGGCTTCAGACTCCGTCCAGTCGCGATCGTCGCGACGCGTCACTAATAGCCCCAGCACTTGCTCCCCTTGGCGCAATGGAATCCAACGCTGATAAGACAGTTCGCCTGCCTCCGAAGACCGCATGAACTGATCGATGGGGGGCACAAGCTTGGTTGCGGCCGTTGGTTCGCGACTGTCTCGCGCTGGCACCAGCGAAGGCTGAGCCGTAACAGGATAAAGCGCGATCGGCACCAACATCGTTGCCGAATCT
The sequence above is a segment of the Synechococcus elongatus PCC 11801 genome. Coding sequences within it:
- the cobS gene encoding adenosylcobinamide-GDP ribazoletransferase; this translates as MIRQLWAELNAAILFYTVLPLPQRWPTQFAGMSRWAPIVGVMLGLILTVSDRLLAVAQLPLPLRSLLIVLLAIALTGGLHLDGAMDTADGLAVPNPDRRLEVMSDSRTGAFGAIAAIAIISLKTLALCYLPAPRSLLILLIPVWGRWAQVLAIVRYPYLKAEGKGAIHKQTGRGAIDLLPGAIALLIGISAIARLQSLTVALQLLAIGLFWTWTTGAWLQKKLGGQTGDTYGAIVEWTEALIWVSLTIGQA
- a CDS encoding photosystem II reaction center protein K, whose amino-acid sequence is MEAALLLAKLPEAYQLFDPLVDVLPVIPVFFLLLAFVWQAAVGFR
- a CDS encoding GAF domain-containing sensor histidine kinase, coding for MTTGVEFSRLCQAQLELLSHALGASLSAVYLVDPQAQDSATMLVPIALYPVTAQPSLVPARDSREPTAATKLVPPIDQFMRSSEAGELSYQRWIPLRQGEQVLGLLVTRRDDRDWTESEALQLEQIADTLALGRSLDQKNQLLQQQLQHRDYWQLQEQDRMEILLHQIKNPLTALRTFAKLLLRRMQPEERNHQLAASLLRESDRLSDLLALLSHPSSAAPAATLPSANPLLLNAAATQIPTEVAEYLPLLIERTVALAQEKGLDFEVQDWQSVPPVLAPASTLLEVLGNLLENACKYTPVAGRVGLNWAAIGGTAIAFCIWDDGPQIPAEDLPYLFDRNFRGVQSNGSIPGSGLGLAIARDLSQSVGGELRCYSPAAQYQPDLPATGAAFVLTVPVWTKPDRSSG
- the tgt gene encoding tRNA guanosine(34) transglycosylase Tgt codes for the protein MDRQCAVASLTAFQFQIDRQCSQTRGRACSFHTPHGIVETPRFMPVGTLATVKTVTPAQLSETGAQMVLSNTYHLHLQPGENIVAKAGGLHRFMNWSGPMLTDSGGFQVFSLSELRKIEERGVTFRSPRDGAVIEFTPERSIRIQNALGADVIMAFDECPPYPAERKDVEAAVARTYRWLERCITAHERPQDQALFGIVQGGVYLDLRQQAARDLVQLDLPGYAIGGVSVGEPSEEIHRIVEATAPLLPAHKPRYLMGVGTYREMVQAIASGIDLFDCVIPTRLARHGAALVKGDRWNLKNAQFREDFRPLDEDCSCYCCQNFSRAYLNHLIRSREILGYTLLSIHNITELVRFTTRIREAILSDRFVEEFGHWLQPSAVPVAP